One Primulina huaijiensis isolate GDHJ02 chromosome 5, ASM1229523v2, whole genome shotgun sequence DNA segment encodes these proteins:
- the LOC140976670 gene encoding chlorophyll a-b binding protein 6, chloroplastic-like, producing the protein MAASASMSCGIAVGARPSLLSASKSKFASSVSFGVNLTTSRFSMSGAEWMPGEPRPPYLDGSAPADFGFDPLGLGSVPENLERFKESEVYHCRWAMLAVPGILVPEALGLGNWVEAQKWAAVPGGQATYLGNPVPWGTLPTILVIEFLAIAFVEHQRSIEKDIEKKKYPGGAFDPLGFSKDPKTFHEYKIKEIKNGRLAMLAFVGFCVQQSAYPGTGPLENLAYHLADPWHNNIGNIIIPLN; encoded by the exons ATGGCAGCCAGCGCCTCCATGAGCTGCGGCATCGCCGTGGGGGCACGCCCCTCCCTCCTCTCGGCTTCCAAGTCGAAATTCGCATCGTCGGTCAGCTTCGGCGTCAACTTGACAACTTCTAGATTCTCCATGTCCGGCGCTGAATGGATGCCCGGCGAGCCCCGTCCTCCGTACCTCGACGGATCCGCCCCCGC AGACTTTGGATTCGACCCCCTTGGCCTAGGGTCGGTCCCGGAGAATCTTGAGAGATTCAAGGAATCTGAAGTGTACCACTGCAGATGGGCTATGCTTGCTGTT CCCGGGATCCTCGTTCCTGAAGCATTGGGCCTGGGTAATTGGGTGGAGGCCCAAAAATGGGCGGCGGTTCCGGGTGGGCAAGCCACGTATCTGGGCAACCCGGTTCCATGGGGCACCCTGCCCACAATTTTGGTGATAGAATTCTTGGCCATTGCCTTTGTAGAGCACCAGAGGAGCATTGAGAAGGACATTGAGAAGAAGAAGTATCCAGGCGGGGCTTTCGACCCGTTGGGCTTCTCGAAAGACCCGAAAACCTTCCACGAGTACAAGATCAAGGAGATCAAGAATG ggCGTCTCGCTATGTTGGCATTCGTGGGGTTCTGCGTGCAGCAATCGGCCTACCCCGGGACAGGACCACTGGAGAACTTGGCATATCACTTGGCCGATCCGTGGCACAACAACATCGGAAACATCATCATTCCTCTTAATTAG